A portion of the Algisphaera agarilytica genome contains these proteins:
- a CDS encoding type II secretion system F family protein: MPDFVYKVRTAAGELTTGMITAASIADAGGKLRSDGMFIVKLDPSRGAKSKEAGKAKTASASTRVPRPLIIAFAHQLAVMVDTGVPISEALHCIADQCDSAEFKLILEDVASQVEAGGELSTALGRFPKVFPTIMVSLVRASEVSGTMGVMLERISNYMGKEYQTQKKIKGAMTYPAVMLAMVLTVTVGLLVWVLPRFATIFESKGAALPLPTRMLMFISDSLMLHWYLWVGGTVALVVGFVVGMRTHAGRRVFDRVKLSSPIFGDLFSKLYVTRSTRTMGTMINAGVPVLDMIAIVKDVTRNALYEDLWETVDDRLRQGAQLSDALFDSPLIPRSVAQMIYAGEKSGRLGQTMEKIAGFTEEEFDEQIKTTTNLIEPTMVAIMGGIVGFVAIALLLPIFSVSSVVGS; encoded by the coding sequence AAGCTGCGCAGCGACGGCATGTTCATCGTGAAGCTCGATCCGAGCCGCGGCGCGAAGTCCAAAGAAGCGGGCAAAGCCAAGACCGCCTCGGCCAGCACCCGTGTGCCCCGGCCGCTGATCATCGCCTTTGCCCACCAGCTGGCGGTGATGGTGGACACCGGCGTACCGATCAGCGAGGCGTTGCACTGCATCGCGGACCAATGCGACTCGGCCGAGTTCAAACTGATCCTCGAAGACGTTGCGTCGCAGGTCGAAGCGGGGGGCGAGCTCTCGACGGCGCTGGGCCGCTTCCCCAAGGTGTTCCCCACGATCATGGTCAGCCTCGTCCGTGCTTCGGAGGTCTCCGGCACGATGGGCGTCATGCTCGAACGCATCAGCAACTACATGGGCAAGGAATACCAGACCCAGAAAAAGATCAAGGGCGCGATGACCTACCCGGCCGTGATGCTGGCGATGGTGTTGACCGTCACGGTGGGTCTGCTGGTGTGGGTGTTGCCCCGCTTTGCCACGATCTTTGAATCCAAGGGCGCGGCGCTGCCGCTGCCGACACGGATGTTGATGTTCATCAGCGATTCGTTGATGCTGCACTGGTATCTGTGGGTCGGGGGAACCGTGGCGCTGGTGGTCGGTTTTGTGGTGGGGATGCGGACTCACGCGGGGCGCCGCGTGTTCGACCGGGTCAAGCTGTCTTCGCCGATCTTCGGCGACTTGTTCTCCAAGCTGTATGTGACGCGCTCCACGCGCACGATGGGCACGATGATCAACGCCGGGGTGCCGGTGCTGGACATGATCGCGATCGTGAAGGACGTGACCCGCAACGCGCTGTACGAAGACCTGTGGGAAACGGTCGACGATCGCCTGCGGCAAGGGGCCCAGCTGTCCGACGCCTTGTTCGATTCGCCGCTGATCCCGCGTTCGGTTGCGCAGATGATCTATGCGGGCGAGAAGTCGGGGCGGCTTGGCCAGACCATGGAAAAGATCGCCGGCTTCACCGAAGAAGAATTCGACGAACAGATCAAGACGACCACCAACCTGATCGAGCCGACGATGGTCGCGATCATGGGCGGGATTGTCGGCTTCGTCGCGATCGCGCTGCTCCTGCCGATCTTCTCGGTGAGCAGCGTGGTGGGCAGCTAA
- a CDS encoding DNA gyrase/topoisomerase IV subunit B translates to MAYTANQLDVLQGLEAVRKRPGMYIGGVSSAGLHHMAWEVLDNSVDEAMNGHATEITLTLHKTGDTVSVADNGRGIPVDKNRKTGKTGLELVLTELHAGGKFQNDGEGNYKTSGGLHGVGASVVNALSKKLTAQVKRDGNEYKMEFAKGKPTTKLLKKKGATRGTGTTITFTVDPTIFPKTQFNPETLKGRLETVSFLHKGVKVNFVDEVNGNKATFQHHNGIADYLNQVLKERNARPIHDAAFGFEKENGERVELVLQWTESTDEHIRSYVNGITTAAGGSHENGFRAGLTKAVRNYIDTHKLTPRGVKITHDDIREGLVGILSVFIADPQFQGQTKDRLNNPEVQAMVDGALRPALEQWLNNNSSVAEQIVARIIAASRARAASRAASASISRKSATNKLTLPGKLSDCSSSGRGDSELFIVEGDSAGGSAKMGRDRAHQAILPLRGKVLNTESANLKKVLDNKELSDLVTAMGCGIGPAFDASKLRYQRIILLADADSDGHHITTLLLTFFYRHLKPLIDDGRVYIAVPPLFRIDIGKETHWAADEEDRIRILEEANGRAKPEISRFKGLGEMMPKVLWETTLNPKTRKLLRVEIADQLETDRVMSDLMGKDPSARFRFIMERAEDAEEIDV, encoded by the coding sequence ATGGCCTATACCGCCAACCAACTCGACGTTCTGCAAGGCCTCGAAGCCGTGCGCAAACGCCCCGGCATGTACATCGGCGGCGTGAGTTCTGCCGGCCTACACCACATGGCCTGGGAAGTGCTCGACAACTCGGTCGACGAGGCCATGAACGGCCATGCGACCGAGATAACCCTCACCCTGCACAAGACCGGCGACACCGTCAGCGTGGCCGACAACGGCCGGGGCATCCCCGTCGACAAGAACCGCAAGACCGGGAAGACCGGCCTCGAACTCGTCCTCACCGAACTCCACGCCGGCGGCAAGTTCCAGAACGACGGCGAAGGCAACTACAAAACCTCAGGCGGCCTCCACGGTGTCGGCGCGTCCGTCGTCAACGCTCTGTCCAAAAAGCTCACCGCCCAGGTCAAGCGCGACGGCAACGAATACAAGATGGAGTTTGCCAAGGGCAAGCCCACCACCAAGCTGCTCAAGAAGAAGGGCGCCACCCGCGGCACCGGCACCACGATCACCTTCACCGTCGACCCGACCATCTTCCCCAAGACCCAGTTCAACCCCGAAACGCTCAAGGGCCGGCTCGAAACCGTCAGTTTCCTGCACAAGGGCGTGAAGGTGAACTTCGTCGACGAGGTCAACGGCAACAAGGCCACGTTCCAGCACCACAACGGCATTGCGGATTACCTCAACCAGGTGCTCAAGGAGCGTAACGCCCGGCCGATCCACGACGCCGCTTTCGGCTTCGAGAAAGAGAACGGCGAACGCGTCGAACTCGTCTTGCAGTGGACCGAGTCCACCGACGAGCACATCCGCAGCTACGTCAACGGCATCACCACCGCGGCGGGAGGCTCGCACGAAAACGGCTTCCGCGCCGGCCTGACCAAAGCGGTCCGCAACTACATCGACACCCACAAGCTCACCCCGCGTGGCGTCAAGATCACCCACGACGACATCCGCGAAGGGCTCGTCGGCATCCTCTCGGTGTTCATCGCCGACCCGCAATTCCAGGGTCAAACCAAGGACCGGCTGAACAACCCCGAAGTGCAAGCGATGGTCGACGGGGCGCTGCGTCCAGCCCTTGAGCAGTGGTTGAACAACAACAGCTCGGTCGCCGAGCAAATCGTGGCCCGCATCATCGCCGCCAGCCGGGCACGCGCTGCGAGCCGAGCGGCCTCGGCGTCGATCTCCCGCAAGAGCGCGACCAACAAGCTCACTCTGCCCGGCAAACTCAGCGACTGCTCCTCCAGTGGCCGTGGTGACTCGGAACTATTCATCGTCGAAGGCGACTCGGCCGGCGGCAGCGCCAAGATGGGCCGGGACCGCGCCCACCAAGCCATCCTCCCGCTGCGCGGCAAGGTGCTCAACACCGAGAGCGCCAACCTCAAGAAAGTGCTCGACAACAAAGAGCTGTCCGACCTCGTCACCGCGATGGGCTGCGGCATCGGCCCGGCGTTCGACGCGAGCAAGCTCCGCTACCAGCGCATCATCCTGCTCGCCGATGCCGACTCCGACGGCCACCACATCACCACACTGCTGTTGACATTCTTCTACCGCCACCTCAAGCCATTGATCGATGACGGCCGGGTCTACATCGCCGTGCCCCCGCTGTTCCGCATCGACATCGGCAAGGAGACGCACTGGGCCGCGGACGAAGAAGACCGCATCCGCATCCTCGAAGAAGCCAACGGCCGCGCGAAACCGGAAATCTCCCGGTTCAAAGGTTTGGGCGAGATGATGCCCAAGGTGCTGTGGGAAACCACGCTCAACCCCAAGACGCGCAAACTCCTGCGGGTCGAGATCGCCGACCAACTCGAAACCGACCGCGTGATGAGCGACCTGATGGGCAAAGACCCCTCGGCACGCTTCCGCTTCATCATGGAACGGGCCGAGGACGCCGAGGAAATCGACGTCTGA
- a CDS encoding DNA gyrase/topoisomerase IV subunit A has product MAKRRSRKSDDDEALFNADLRGKDSSTGDNGSSGGDVGIALHEAAQSRYLNYSLSVITSRALPDVRDGLKPVQRRILYTMWQQGLRAEAKPRKSATVCGTVMGSYHPHGDSAIYDALVRMAQAWVMRVPLVEGIGNFGSVDGDNPAAYRYTECRLAPPATALLDDIGQNTVPFRPNYDGTKTEPVVLPSKLPNLLVNGSSGIAVGMATNIPPHNLTEVVKACLKMLADPEIKDYQLVANDAVQGPDFPTGGQIINSKDELREIYKTGTGSIKVRGTTVPGKGGGRASKILTIDSIPYGVNKANLVEQIAQVVLDRKMPLLLDVKDLSAEDVRIDLELKKDAEEAKVLAYLYKHTALQTNFNVNLTCLVPTQNPEVGAPDRLGLKEILWHFLHFRLDVVTRRLENELAGLEKRIHILEGFALIFDALDQIIKIIRASDGKADAAVKIMKRFKQLDEEQTDAILELKLYRLARLEINLVTDELKAKKKRAREIKKLLNEDASDTTTSGRWGLVRGELDQIIADYGKTKEGKRRTVIAAVGDEPEYSAEDFIVAEDCHVLVTADGWIKRQKEIKEPSKSRIREGDRVLACVAGSTRSTLGFFSSLGTCYTARFIDIPASTGYGEPIQKLFKLKDGEKIVAAMSFDERTVDSGIASLAEDPKKPDDCPWVHGFAATSDGYSLRFGLASFVEPSTRAGRKFARPKKGEAVVGFDPVHGSETILAVSAHCRAMVCSADEVNYLSGPGKGVQLIKLGPLDKLLGFKASEGDRDLLNVETNRGAKKTISTVKYRTTARGGKGTEIQKNGKIARIIPDDVPAPPVFS; this is encoded by the coding sequence TTGGCCAAACGCCGCAGCCGAAAATCCGACGACGACGAAGCCCTGTTCAACGCCGACCTGCGCGGCAAAGACAGTTCCACCGGTGACAACGGCAGCTCCGGCGGCGATGTCGGCATCGCTTTGCACGAAGCGGCCCAGTCGCGGTACCTCAACTACTCGTTATCGGTCATCACCAGCCGGGCGTTGCCGGACGTGCGCGACGGGCTGAAGCCGGTTCAGCGCCGCATCCTCTACACCATGTGGCAGCAGGGCCTCCGCGCCGAGGCCAAGCCCCGCAAGTCCGCCACCGTCTGCGGCACCGTGATGGGCTCGTACCACCCCCACGGCGACAGCGCGATCTACGACGCCCTGGTCCGTATGGCCCAGGCTTGGGTGATGCGCGTCCCGCTGGTCGAGGGCATCGGCAACTTCGGCTCGGTCGACGGCGACAACCCCGCCGCCTACCGCTACACCGAGTGCCGACTCGCCCCACCCGCCACCGCCTTGCTCGACGACATCGGGCAAAACACCGTGCCCTTCCGCCCGAACTACGACGGCACGAAGACCGAGCCGGTCGTCTTGCCCTCGAAGCTGCCCAACCTCTTGGTCAACGGTAGCTCGGGCATCGCCGTGGGCATGGCGACCAACATCCCGCCGCACAACCTGACCGAGGTGGTCAAGGCCTGCCTCAAGATGCTGGCCGACCCCGAGATCAAGGACTACCAGCTCGTCGCCAACGACGCGGTCCAGGGCCCCGACTTCCCCACCGGCGGGCAGATCATCAACTCCAAAGATGAGCTCCGCGAAATCTACAAGACCGGCACCGGCAGCATCAAGGTCCGCGGCACCACCGTCCCCGGCAAAGGCGGCGGCCGTGCCTCGAAGATCCTCACGATCGACAGCATCCCCTACGGCGTGAATAAGGCCAACCTCGTCGAGCAGATCGCCCAGGTCGTGCTCGATCGCAAGATGCCGCTGCTGCTGGATGTGAAAGACCTCTCGGCCGAGGACGTGCGAATTGATCTTGAACTCAAGAAAGACGCGGAAGAAGCCAAAGTCCTGGCCTACCTCTACAAGCACACCGCGCTGCAGACCAACTTCAACGTCAACCTGACCTGCCTGGTCCCGACGCAGAACCCCGAGGTCGGCGCGCCCGACCGGCTGGGCCTCAAGGAAATCCTCTGGCACTTCCTGCACTTCCGCCTGGATGTGGTCACCCGCCGCCTCGAAAACGAGCTGGCCGGCCTGGAAAAACGCATCCACATCCTCGAAGGCTTTGCGCTGATCTTCGATGCGCTGGACCAGATCATCAAGATCATCCGCGCTTCAGATGGCAAGGCCGACGCGGCGGTGAAGATCATGAAACGCTTCAAACAACTCGACGAGGAGCAGACCGATGCGATCCTCGAGTTGAAGCTCTATCGCCTGGCCCGTCTGGAAATCAACCTGGTCACCGATGAGCTCAAGGCCAAGAAGAAGCGCGCCCGCGAGATCAAGAAGCTGCTCAACGAAGACGCCAGCGACACGACGACCTCCGGGCGATGGGGCCTGGTCCGCGGAGAACTCGACCAGATCATCGCCGACTACGGCAAGACCAAGGAAGGCAAACGCCGGACCGTCATCGCGGCGGTCGGCGACGAGCCCGAATACTCCGCGGAAGACTTCATTGTTGCGGAAGACTGCCACGTGCTGGTCACGGCCGACGGCTGGATCAAACGGCAGAAGGAAATCAAAGAACCCAGCAAGAGCCGTATCCGCGAAGGCGACCGCGTGCTTGCTTGCGTGGCGGGTTCGACGCGTTCGACGCTTGGCTTCTTCTCCAGTCTGGGCACGTGTTACACCGCCCGGTTCATCGACATCCCCGCGTCCACGGGCTACGGCGAGCCGATCCAAAAACTCTTCAAACTCAAGGACGGCGAAAAGATCGTCGCGGCGATGTCGTTCGACGAACGTACCGTGGACAGCGGCATCGCCAGCCTCGCCGAAGACCCCAAGAAGCCCGACGACTGCCCGTGGGTCCACGGCTTCGCCGCCACGTCCGACGGTTATTCGCTGCGGTTCGGCCTGGCGAGTTTTGTCGAGCCTTCAACCCGTGCGGGACGGAAATTCGCCCGCCCCAAGAAGGGTGAGGCTGTGGTCGGCTTCGATCCGGTGCACGGCAGCGAGACCATCCTCGCCGTGTCGGCCCACTGCCGGGCGATGGTGTGTTCCGCCGACGAGGTCAACTACCTCTCTGGCCCGGGCAAGGGTGTCCAACTCATCAAGCTCGGCCCGCTCGACAAGCTGCTGGGCTTCAAAGCCAGCGAAGGCGACCGCGACCTGCTCAACGTCGAAACCAACCGCGGCGCGAAGAAGACCATAAGCACCGTGAAGTACCGCACCACCGCCCGCGGCGGGAAAGGCACCGAGATCCAGAAGAACGGCAAGATCGCCCGCATCATCCCCGACGACGTCCCCGCCCCGCCGGTGTTTAGCTGA
- a CDS encoding crossover junction endodeoxyribonuclease RuvC, which translates to MAEGFTRVLGIDPGLRLTGYGVVDLHDGTLEPTLVEGGVIRLDAKQPMEHRLLQLRNELSELIAQVKPDRMAVEQLYAHYAHPRTAILMGHARGVILLCGTAAGLPTEHLAATEIKKSLTGNGHATKEQMQLSIQAQCRLAEPPSPPDVADAIAIALCHARRIATG; encoded by the coding sequence ATGGCCGAAGGATTCACCCGCGTGTTGGGCATCGACCCCGGGCTGCGGCTCACGGGCTACGGCGTGGTCGATCTGCACGACGGCACCCTCGAACCCACCCTCGTCGAAGGGGGCGTCATCCGCCTCGACGCCAAGCAGCCCATGGAACACCGTCTGCTGCAGCTCCGCAATGAGCTGTCCGAGCTGATCGCTCAAGTGAAGCCCGACCGCATGGCCGTGGAACAGCTCTACGCCCACTACGCCCACCCCCGCACCGCGATCCTTATGGGACACGCCCGCGGGGTCATCCTGCTCTGCGGCACCGCGGCGGGTCTGCCCACCGAGCACCTCGCCGCCACGGAAATCAAGAAGTCACTCACCGGCAACGGCCACGCCACGAAAGAGCAGATGCAGCTCTCGATCCAGGCCCAGTGCCGCCTTGCCGAACCACCCAGCCCGCCGGACGTTGCGGACGCGATCGCGATCGCGCTATGCCACGCCCGAAGGATCGCCACGGGATAA
- a CDS encoding HAD family hydrolase, translating into MDDLPRAILFDLDDTILDTTLSATRVWRETAKAFESEIGQPAEVFDPILDASRIWYWSDPKRNHEGRLDVQKSRIEVTHHGLLELGIDNYDLATRFADYYSDHRVTSMRPFPGAIETLEHFVASGVPMALITNGDAQGQRDKVAHFDLTQYFQAVLIEGELGFGKPDPRVFQQALRACDAPAEDSWCVGDNLAWEVAAPQSMGMQGIWNDWEGKTLPEDSEIIPDRVITRIAELV; encoded by the coding sequence ATGGACGACCTGCCCCGCGCGATCCTCTTCGACCTCGACGACACGATCCTCGACACCACGCTCAGCGCCACCCGCGTCTGGCGGGAGACCGCCAAGGCGTTCGAGTCTGAGATCGGCCAACCCGCCGAGGTCTTCGACCCCATCCTCGACGCCTCGCGCATCTGGTACTGGTCCGACCCCAAGCGCAACCACGAGGGCCGGCTCGACGTGCAGAAGTCACGCATCGAAGTCACCCACCACGGCCTGCTCGAACTGGGCATCGACAACTACGACCTCGCCACCCGCTTCGCCGACTACTACAGCGACCACCGCGTCACGTCGATGCGGCCCTTCCCCGGCGCGATCGAAACCCTCGAACACTTCGTCGCCTCGGGTGTGCCCATGGCGCTGATCACCAACGGCGACGCCCAGGGCCAACGCGACAAGGTCGCCCACTTCGACCTCACCCAGTATTTCCAGGCGGTGCTCATCGAGGGCGAGCTCGGCTTCGGCAAGCCCGACCCGCGCGTCTTCCAACAGGCGCTGCGCGCCTGCGACGCCCCCGCCGAGGATTCATGGTGCGTCGGCGACAACCTCGCCTGGGAAGTCGCCGCCCCGCAGTCCATGGGCATGCAAGGCATCTGGAACGACTGGGAAGGCAAGACCCTGCCCGAAGACAGCGAGATCATCCCCGACCGCGTCATCACCCGCATCGCGGAGTTGGTCTGA
- a CDS encoding type 1 glutamine amidotransferase domain-containing protein yields MTKPLENKRVLIFVGDDYEDQELQYPKYRLREAGAEVTIAGLEAGVVYQGKYSYPQKSDAAVRDLSADDFDALVVPGGWMPDKLRRYDEVKQITKAIADAGKPIASVCHGPWIDISAGIVKGVTYTSTPGLTDDLTNAGAVWVDQEVCVDEKHQRVSSRRPDDLPAFMAALIAMMMN; encoded by the coding sequence ATGACCAAACCGCTCGAAAACAAACGCGTCCTGATCTTTGTGGGCGACGACTACGAAGACCAGGAGCTGCAATACCCCAAGTACCGCCTCCGTGAAGCGGGGGCCGAGGTGACGATCGCCGGCCTCGAAGCGGGCGTGGTGTACCAGGGCAAGTACAGCTACCCGCAGAAGAGCGACGCGGCGGTGCGTGACCTGAGTGCCGACGACTTCGACGCGCTGGTCGTGCCCGGCGGGTGGATGCCCGACAAGCTGCGACGCTACGACGAGGTCAAGCAGATCACCAAAGCCATCGCCGACGCGGGCAAACCCATCGCCAGCGTCTGCCACGGCCCGTGGATCGACATCTCGGCGGGCATCGTCAAGGGCGTGACCTACACCAGCACGCCGGGGCTCACCGACGACCTCACGAACGCCGGCGCGGTCTGGGTGGATCAGGAAGTCTGCGTGGATGAGAAGCACCAACGCGTCAGCAGCCGCCGGCCCGACGACCTGCCGGCGTTCATGGCGGCGTTGATTGCGATGATGATGAATTAG
- a CDS encoding M48 family metalloprotease → MPIRLPMPGSNRRRPRRGGKMGSFKIRLVIALVIAGFALISYLSTSSTNPFTGQQQRVGLTPADEVALGLQAVPSLTQQFGGVEPDPEAQARLDRIGRELVEAAKRHHGTAESPYEFEFTLLADDQVVNAFALPGGQTFITDVLHDQLSDSQLAAVMAHEITHVIQRHGAQQMAQGQFFQQLSGAAGMATGDVTGAQIAAQFLDVLGKGYSREHERECDHHGVHYMVEAGYHPQGMVELLQILAEASGGAHPPEMLSTHPHPEERVGLVEQQIKQMFPNGVPSGLIR, encoded by the coding sequence ATGCCTATTCGTCTGCCCATGCCCGGATCAAACCGCCGCCGTCCCCGCCGGGGCGGGAAGATGGGGTCGTTCAAGATACGGTTGGTGATCGCGCTGGTGATCGCGGGGTTTGCGTTGATCAGTTACCTGAGCACCAGCAGCACCAACCCGTTCACCGGCCAGCAACAACGCGTCGGATTGACGCCCGCCGACGAAGTCGCGCTGGGGCTGCAAGCGGTGCCGAGCCTGACCCAGCAGTTCGGCGGCGTGGAGCCCGACCCCGAAGCGCAGGCCCGGCTGGACCGCATCGGACGTGAACTCGTCGAAGCCGCGAAGCGCCACCACGGCACCGCCGAGAGCCCGTACGAATTCGAGTTCACGTTGCTCGCCGACGATCAGGTCGTCAACGCCTTCGCCCTGCCCGGCGGGCAGACGTTCATCACCGACGTGCTGCACGACCAGCTCAGCGACTCGCAGCTCGCCGCGGTCATGGCCCACGAGATCACCCACGTCATCCAACGCCACGGCGCCCAGCAGATGGCCCAGGGCCAGTTCTTCCAGCAGCTCAGCGGCGCCGCGGGCATGGCGACGGGCGATGTCACCGGGGCGCAGATCGCGGCGCAGTTTCTCGATGTGCTGGGCAAGGGCTACAGCCGTGAGCACGAACGTGAATGCGACCACCACGGGGTGCACTACATGGTCGAGGCGGGCTACCATCCGCAGGGCATGGTCGAGCTGCTGCAGATCCTCGCCGAGGCGTCCGGCGGCGCTCACCCGCCCGAGATGCTCTCGACCCACCCCCACCCCGAAGAACGTGTCGGCCTCGTCGAGCAACAGATCAAACAGATGTTCCCCAACGGCGTGCCGAGCGGCCTGATCCGCTGA
- a CDS encoding DUF2071 domain-containing protein yields MNLTMTGRLTDCVLLSYRTPAETVAGLIPEGLELVTRGPWAFWNIVACRVEGMRPAFPGAVDAPAALGVTYHHVAYRLLVQAMTDRADVRKGLYFVRSDADARVLGAVGNWTTDFKFHAAEMALAAEPDTYTLGVRTADGRADATLRLDGRPPRLEMGSCFPTLQDAQEFLKYQPYALAVTGREGRRRLRIAEVQRDEAAWAETPVSVDVAEFGLFEEFGQSEHVRFELATRVAAMDYTWKLGRTEGLLGQAVEQPADAEAEVAQSA; encoded by the coding sequence ATGAACCTCACCATGACCGGCCGACTGACCGACTGTGTGCTGCTTTCTTACCGCACGCCCGCCGAGACGGTGGCGGGGTTGATCCCCGAGGGCCTGGAGCTCGTGACGCGTGGGCCTTGGGCGTTTTGGAATATCGTCGCCTGCCGGGTCGAAGGGATGCGGCCGGCGTTTCCGGGGGCGGTGGATGCGCCGGCGGCGCTCGGCGTGACCTACCACCACGTGGCGTATCGGCTTTTGGTGCAGGCGATGACCGACCGGGCGGACGTGCGTAAAGGTTTGTACTTCGTCCGGAGCGATGCGGATGCACGCGTGCTCGGGGCGGTGGGCAACTGGACGACCGACTTCAAGTTCCACGCGGCGGAGATGGCGCTGGCGGCGGAGCCAGACACCTACACGCTCGGGGTTCGTACCGCCGACGGTCGGGCCGACGCGACGCTTCGCCTGGATGGTCGTCCGCCCCGGCTGGAGATGGGTTCTTGCTTCCCGACGCTGCAGGATGCGCAGGAGTTTTTGAAGTATCAGCCCTACGCCTTGGCGGTCACCGGGAGAGAGGGCCGACGGCGGCTGCGTATCGCCGAGGTCCAGCGGGACGAAGCGGCGTGGGCCGAGACCCCGGTATCGGTGGACGTGGCGGAGTTCGGGTTGTTTGAAGAGTTTGGCCAGTCGGAGCATGTGCGGTTCGAGTTGGCGACGCGGGTCGCGGCGATGGACTACACGTGGAAGCTTGGCCGGACCGAAGGGCTGTTGGGGCAGGCCGTGGAGCAACCGGCGGACGCCGAGGCGGAAGTCGCTCAGTCGGCGTAA
- a CDS encoding DUF2071 domain-containing protein produces MFVMPPLAAERPQTATPRRTVLSDRSLAKWKQRRETPLMLSDWDRTLMIHYEVDPDELQPQIPFPLDLHEGKAYVSLVAFTLRKLRPQALPAVFQTLMRPVSEHGFLNVRTYVRVGRDTGIYFLAEWLPNRLAILLGPPMYGLPYRHGALDYQHHHETGELHGRVEPHDETAPLHYRYDGPPLDDFAPAERDTLDEFVLERYTAFTERGRVRRRFDIWHEPWPQQRIDDLDLIDDRLAQCTGPWHDTAQPIAAHYSPGVHGVWLGGPKRIRDTHGFSTHPHAEEVAA; encoded by the coding sequence ATGTTTGTCATGCCCCCGCTCGCCGCTGAACGACCTCAAACCGCCACGCCACGCCGAACTGTTCTCAGCGATCGTTCGTTGGCGAAGTGGAAACAACGCCGAGAAACGCCACTCATGTTGAGCGATTGGGACCGAACCCTGATGATCCACTACGAAGTCGATCCCGATGAGCTTCAGCCGCAGATCCCCTTCCCTTTGGATCTGCACGAGGGCAAGGCGTATGTCAGCCTGGTGGCGTTCACGCTCCGCAAGCTGCGTCCACAGGCGCTGCCCGCGGTGTTTCAAACGCTGATGCGGCCGGTCTCTGAGCACGGCTTCCTGAACGTACGCACCTACGTCCGTGTCGGTCGCGACACGGGAATCTATTTCCTGGCGGAGTGGCTGCCCAATCGCCTGGCGATCCTGCTGGGGCCGCCGATGTACGGCCTGCCCTACCGCCACGGCGCACTCGATTACCAACACCATCACGAAACCGGCGAACTGCACGGCCGTGTCGAGCCCCACGACGAGACCGCCCCGCTGCACTACCGGTACGACGGTCCGCCGCTCGATGACTTCGCCCCGGCCGAGCGCGACACGCTCGACGAGTTTGTGCTGGAGCGCTACACCGCCTTCACCGAACGCGGCCGGGTGCGCAGGCGATTCGATATCTGGCACGAGCCCTGGCCGCAGCAGCGCATCGATGACCTCGACCTCATCGACGACCGCCTTGCGCAATGCACCGGCCCGTGGCACGACACCGCCCAACCCATCGCCGCTCACTACAGCCCCGGCGTCCATGGCGTCTGGCTGGGCGGCCCCAAACGCATTCGCGATACGCACGGCTTCTCCACGCATCCCCACGCCGAGGAGGTGGCGGCATGA
- a CDS encoding GbsR/MarR family transcriptional regulator, with protein MKLSAVQQKFILHWGEMGTRWGVNRTVAQVHALLYLADRPLNADDLVETLGVARSNISTSLKELQGWGIVHTAPVLGERRDHFITTADVWEMFQIILDERKKREIDPTLAILRECVEEAEAAESESDHTRRRLRELHGLIDDLAQWYTQIRALPTGAVIKFVKMGSKVRKVLGLTG; from the coding sequence ATGAAACTCTCCGCCGTCCAACAGAAATTCATCCTCCACTGGGGCGAGATGGGCACCCGCTGGGGCGTCAACCGCACCGTCGCCCAGGTCCACGCCCTGCTCTACCTCGCCGACCGGCCGCTCAACGCCGACGACCTGGTCGAGACGCTCGGCGTGGCCCGCAGCAACATCTCCACCAGCCTCAAAGAACTCCAGGGCTGGGGCATCGTCCACACCGCCCCGGTCCTCGGCGAGCGCCGCGACCACTTCATCACCACTGCGGATGTCTGGGAGATGTTCCAGATCATTCTCGACGAGCGGAAGAAGCGTGAGATCGACCCGACGCTGGCGATCCTCCGCGAGTGTGTCGAAGAAGCCGAGGCCGCCGAAAGCGAGTCCGACCACACCCGCCGTCGGCTGCGTGAACTGCACGGCCTAATCGACGACCTGGCCCAGTGGTACACCCAGATCCGCGCCCTGCCGACGGGTGCCGTGATCAAGTTTGTGAAGATGGGCTCAAAGGTCCGCAAGGTCCTCGGGCTGACTGGTTAA